Below is a window of Fulvitalea axinellae DNA.
ATCTGCGCGTCGATGCCGAAGCTTTTGGCTACGTCGATAACCGTTTGCGCGCGCGACGGATCCAAGTATACCTCCAGGCGGTGGCCCATATTGAATACCTTGTACATCTCTTGGCGAGGCGTCTGGCTCTCTTCCTCTATCATGCGGAAAAGCGGAGGAATCGGTAACAGGTTGTCCTTGATCACGTGCAGGTTGTCCACGAAGTGAAGCACCTTGGTCTGCGCGCCGCCACTGCAGTGTACCATGCCGTGGATTTCTTTGCCCAATTCGTCGATAAGTTTTTTTGCTACCGGAGCGTACGTACGCGTTGGCGAAAGCACCAACTGCCCGGCGTCGATTGGCGAGCCTTCCACCTTGTCGGTGAGTTTGCGCGATCCGCTGAAGACCAAGTCCGAAGGTACGGCGCCGTCGTAGCTCTCGGGGTATTTGGTGGCGTATTCCTTGGCGAACACGTCGTGGCGGGCCGAGGTAAGGCCGTTGCTGCCCATACCGCCGTTGTAGCCGGTCTCGTAAGTGGCCTGCCCGTAAGAGGCGAGTGCCACCACCACGTCGCCGGCCTTGATGCCGTCGTTTGAGATCACCTTGTCGCGGCGCATGCGGGCCGTCACCGTGCTGTCCACGATTACGGTGCGCACCAAGTCGCCCACGTCGGCGGTTTCGCCGCCCGTGCTGATGATGTCCACGCCGTTGTCGCGGAGGGTCTGCAACACTTCTTCGGTACCGTTGATGATCGCGGCGATCACCTCGCCGGGAATCAGGTTCTTGTTACGGCCGATGGTGGACGAGAGCAGGATGCGGTCCGTGGCTCCTACGCAGATCAGGTCGTCCACGTTCATGATCACGGCGTCTTGCGCTATGCCCTTCCAAACCGACAGGTCGCCGGTCTCTTTCCAGTACATATAGGCCAGCGACGACTTGGTGCCTGCGCCGTCGGCGTGCATTACGGTGCAGAATTCCGGATCGCCGCCCAAGTGGTCGGGTACGATTTTGCAAAAGGCCTTCGGGAAAAGCCCCTTGTCGATGTTCTTGATGGCGTTGTGCACGTCCTCTTTTGAGGCGGACACGCCGCGTTGCATATAGCGTTCGTTCATGGCTTAGAGAGAATTCATTCGGGCAAGGCCCTAGTTCGGCTCAAAATTACGAAAAATAGCGCTAAATACGCCCGGCCCGGAGCGGAAAGCGCCCCTTCATACCACGGAACTTACGCGGACCACTTTGCTCCGAGAGCCAAACGGTACGGGAATGGCGAATAACAAAGCGTGGCTACGCCGAAAAAACACCCATACCGCCGACTCAACCTGGCCGAACGCCGGTATATCCAACTTGCCTCCGGGCGGGGCGACTCCCTGCGCCGTATCGCCTTTATGCTCCGGCGCTCGCCATCCACGGTAAGCCGGGAGCTGGGGCGCAACCATATGGCCGGCGACTATAAC
It encodes the following:
- a CDS encoding AIR synthase related protein produces the protein MNERYMQRGVSASKEDVHNAIKNIDKGLFPKAFCKIVPDHLGGDPEFCTVMHADGAGTKSSLAYMYWKETGDLSVWKGIAQDAVIMNVDDLICVGATDRILLSSTIGRNKNLIPGEVIAAIINGTEEVLQTLRDNGVDIISTGGETADVGDLVRTVIVDSTVTARMRRDKVISNDGIKAGDVVVALASYGQATYETGYNGGMGSNGLTSARHDVFAKEYATKYPESYDGAVPSDLVFSGSRKLTDKVEGSPIDAGQLVLSPTRTYAPVAKKLIDELGKEIHGMVHCSGGAQTKVLHFVDNLHVIKDNLLPIPPLFRMIEEESQTPRQEMYKVFNMGHRLEVYLDPSRAQTVIDVAKSFGIDAQIIGRVEASDKKKVTIKDDKGTYEY